One Undibacter mobilis genomic region harbors:
- the alaS gene encoding alanine--tRNA ligase, whose translation MSGVNDIRKTFLDYFAKHEHRVVSSSALVPRNDPTLMFTNAGMVQFKNVFTGVEKRDYVRATTAQKCVRAGGKHNDLDNVGYTARHHTFFEMLGNFSFGDYFKDNAIELAWNLITKDFGLPKDKLLVTVYADDDEAHGLWKKIAGFSDDRIIRIGTSDNFWQMGDTGPCGPCSEIFIDQGDKLQGGPPGSPDEDGDRFLEFWNLVFMQFEQIEPGKRVPLPRPSIDTGMGLERIAAIMQGVHSNYDTDLFRALIDAVAHGLSRGPTDDTRASYRVIADHLRASSFLVADGVLPSNEGRGYVLRRIMRRAMRHAELLGAKEPLMWKLVPALTREMGQAYPELTRAEALITETLKLEETRFRNTLAKGLTILDDASKTLKKGDMFDGETAFTLYDTYGFPLDLTQDALKSRGISVDIASFTDAMERQRAKARESRFSSGETATEAIWFALREKLGATEFLGYETESAEGVVSALIKDGQEATELKAGDVGQIVLNQTPFYGESGGQVGDTGEMRSTGVKVAVTDTQKKQGDLLTHAVKVIEGTVKVGDPLLLEVDHARRAAIRQNHSATHLLHEALRLVLGDHVAQKGSMVAPDRLRFDFSHPKPVTAEELARVENIANDIVLQNTPVTTRLMALDDARSSGARALFGEKYGDEVRVVAMGEGSGNTLGWSIELCGGTHVKRTGDIGFITGLADSGVAAGVRRLEAMTGNVARHYVNKELNTARAAAAELKAPFEELPSRIAALLDERKKLERELTDARKKLAMGGGSWGGGGGSLSDIRTVGDIKLMARAVTGIDIKDLKSLADEGKKQIGSGVVALIATSEDGKASIVIGVTADLTARISAVDLVRKASEVLGGKGGGGKPDMAQAGGPDGAKADEALKAVEAALAG comes from the coding sequence ATGAGTGGCGTCAACGACATCAGAAAGACCTTCCTCGACTACTTTGCCAAGCACGAGCACCGCGTGGTGTCGTCCTCGGCGCTGGTGCCGCGCAACGACCCGACCTTGATGTTCACCAATGCCGGCATGGTGCAGTTCAAGAACGTCTTCACCGGCGTCGAGAAGCGGGATTACGTGCGCGCGACCACCGCGCAGAAATGCGTGCGCGCCGGCGGCAAGCACAACGATCTCGACAATGTCGGCTACACCGCCCGCCATCACACCTTCTTCGAGATGCTCGGCAACTTCTCGTTCGGCGATTACTTCAAGGACAACGCCATTGAGCTCGCCTGGAACCTGATTACCAAGGATTTCGGCCTGCCCAAGGACAAGCTGCTGGTCACGGTCTATGCCGACGACGACGAGGCGCATGGCCTGTGGAAGAAGATCGCCGGCTTTTCCGACGATCGCATCATCCGCATCGGCACGTCGGACAATTTTTGGCAGATGGGCGACACCGGTCCGTGCGGGCCTTGCTCGGAAATCTTCATCGACCAGGGCGACAAGCTGCAGGGCGGCCCGCCGGGCTCGCCGGACGAAGACGGCGACCGCTTCCTCGAGTTCTGGAATCTCGTCTTCATGCAGTTCGAGCAGATCGAGCCGGGCAAGCGCGTGCCGCTGCCGCGCCCCTCGATCGACACCGGCATGGGGCTGGAGCGCATCGCCGCCATCATGCAGGGCGTGCATTCGAACTACGACACCGACCTGTTCCGCGCGCTGATCGATGCCGTGGCGCATGGCCTGTCGCGCGGGCCGACCGACGACACCCGCGCCTCGTACCGCGTCATCGCCGACCACCTGCGCGCCTCGTCCTTCCTCGTTGCCGACGGTGTTCTGCCGTCGAACGAAGGCCGCGGCTATGTGCTCCGCCGCATCATGCGCCGCGCCATGCGCCACGCCGAACTGTTAGGGGCCAAAGAGCCGCTGATGTGGAAGCTGGTGCCGGCGCTGACCCGCGAAATGGGCCAGGCCTATCCGGAACTGACGCGCGCCGAGGCGCTGATCACCGAGACGCTGAAGCTGGAAGAAACGCGCTTCCGCAATACGCTGGCCAAGGGCCTGACCATTCTCGACGACGCCTCCAAGACGCTGAAGAAAGGCGACATGTTCGACGGCGAGACCGCGTTCACTTTGTACGACACCTACGGCTTCCCGCTCGATCTGACGCAGGACGCGCTCAAGTCGCGCGGCATCTCGGTCGATATCGCCTCGTTCACCGACGCTATGGAGCGCCAGCGCGCCAAGGCGCGCGAGTCGCGCTTCTCGTCGGGCGAGACGGCGACAGAGGCGATCTGGTTCGCGCTGCGCGAAAAGCTCGGCGCCACCGAATTCCTCGGCTACGAAACCGAAAGCGCCGAAGGCGTGGTGTCGGCGCTGATCAAGGACGGCCAGGAAGCCACTGAGCTGAAAGCCGGCGATGTCGGCCAGATCGTGCTCAACCAGACGCCGTTCTACGGCGAGTCCGGCGGTCAGGTCGGCGACACCGGCGAGATGCGCTCAACCGGCGTCAAGGTTGCCGTCACCGATACGCAGAAGAAGCAGGGCGACCTGCTCACCCACGCGGTGAAGGTGATCGAGGGCACGGTCAAGGTCGGCGATCCGTTGCTGCTGGAAGTCGACCACGCACGCCGCGCCGCGATCCGCCAGAACCATTCGGCGACGCATCTGCTGCACGAGGCGCTGCGCCTGGTGCTGGGCGACCACGTCGCGCAGAAGGGCTCGATGGTCGCGCCCGACCGTCTGCGCTTCGACTTCTCGCATCCCAAGCCGGTGACGGCGGAGGAATTGGCGCGCGTCGAGAATATCGCCAACGACATCGTGCTGCAGAACACGCCCGTGACAACGCGGCTGATGGCGCTCGACGACGCCCGCTCGTCGGGGGCCCGCGCGCTGTTCGGCGAAAAATATGGCGACGAAGTGCGCGTCGTGGCGATGGGCGAGGGATCGGGCAATACGCTCGGCTGGTCGATCGAACTGTGCGGCGGCACCCATGTGAAGCGCACCGGCGACATCGGCTTCATCACCGGGCTGGCCGATTCAGGTGTTGCCGCCGGCGTGCGCCGTCTCGAAGCGATGACCGGCAATGTCGCGCGCCATTACGTCAACAAGGAACTGAACACCGCGCGCGCCGCGGCCGCCGAACTCAAGGCGCCGTTCGAGGAACTGCCGTCGCGTATCGCCGCGCTCCTCGACGAGCGCAAGAAGCTGGAACGCGAACTGACCGACGCACGCAAGAAGCTCGCCATGGGCGGTGGATCGTGGGGCGGCGGTGGCGGTTCGCTCAGCGACATCCGCACCGTCGGCGACATCAAGCTGATGGCCCGCGCCGTGACCGGCATCGACATCAAGGACCTCAAGAGCCTCGCCGACGAAGGCAAGAAGCAGATCGGGTCCGGCGTTGTCGCGCTGATCGCGACCAGTGAGGACGGCAAGGCATCCATCGTCATCGGCGTCACCGCCGATCTCACCGCGCGCATTTCCGCGGTCGA
- the htpX gene encoding zinc metalloprotease HtpX, which translates to MNYFRTALLLAGLTALFMGVGYLIGGSGGAMIALLVAGGMNLFAYWNSDKMVLSMHGAQEVDPQAAPDLYRMVAELAQRAQLPMPRVYIMDNPQPNAFATGRNPENAAVAVTTGLLRSLSHDEVAGVVAHELAHIANRDTLIMTITATIAGAISMLGNFAMFSGLGGNRDNNNGLGLIGTMAMVILAPLAAMLVQMAISRTREYAADNLGAQIAGDPLALASALGKIADIAHMVPNERAEQAPATAHMFIINPLSGQRMDNLFSTHPATENRIAALHQLAAAYGQRPASPAAAGARSGAWGGSAAPGGPWGGGGSRRRPWG; encoded by the coding sequence ATGAACTATTTCCGCACTGCGCTTCTGCTGGCGGGTCTTACCGCGCTGTTCATGGGCGTGGGCTATCTGATCGGCGGCTCCGGCGGCGCCATGATCGCGCTGCTGGTCGCCGGCGGCATGAACCTGTTCGCCTACTGGAACTCCGACAAGATGGTCTTGTCGATGCACGGTGCGCAGGAGGTGGATCCGCAGGCCGCGCCCGATCTCTATCGCATGGTGGCGGAGCTGGCGCAGCGCGCGCAGTTGCCGATGCCGCGCGTCTACATCATGGACAATCCGCAGCCGAATGCCTTTGCCACCGGCCGCAACCCGGAGAACGCCGCTGTTGCGGTGACGACCGGCCTGCTGCGTTCGCTCAGCCACGACGAGGTCGCCGGCGTGGTCGCGCATGAACTGGCGCACATCGCCAACCGCGACACGCTGATCATGACCATCACCGCGACCATTGCCGGCGCCATCTCCATGCTCGGCAACTTCGCGATGTTCTCAGGGCTCGGCGGCAACCGCGACAACAACAACGGCCTGGGCCTCATCGGTACCATGGCGATGGTCATCCTGGCGCCGCTCGCCGCCATGCTGGTGCAGATGGCGATCAGCCGCACGCGCGAATACGCCGCCGACAATCTCGGCGCGCAGATTGCGGGCGACCCGCTGGCGCTCGCTTCGGCGCTGGGCAAGATCGCCGACATCGCCCACATGGTGCCGAACGAGCGCGCGGAACAGGCGCCGGCGACCGCGCACATGTTCATCATCAATCCGTTGTCGGGCCAGCGCATGGACAACCTGTTCTCGACCCACCCGGCGACCGAGAACCGCATTGCGGCGCTGCACCAGCTCGCCGCGGCCTATGGTCAGCGGCCGGCATCACCAGCCGCCGCCGGGGCCCGCAGCGGCGCCTGGGGCGGCTCGGCCGCGCCGGGCGGTCCGTGGGGTGGCGGTGGCTCCCGCCGCCGGCCGTGGGGCTGA
- the recA gene encoding recombinase RecA: MSQPALRVVEGSSMDKSKALSAALSQIERQFGKGSVMKLGKSDKSMDIEVVSTGSLGLDIALGVGGLPRGRIVEIYGPESSGKTTLSLHTIAEAQKKGGICAFVDVEHALDPIYARKLGVNVDELLISQPDAGEQALEIADTLVRSGAVDVLVVDSVAALVPRSELEGEMGDVQPGSQARLMSQALRKLTASISKSKTMVIFINQIRMKIGVMYGSPETTSGGNALKFYASVRLDIRRIGAIKDRDEVIGNQTRVKVVKNKLAPPFKQVEFDIMYGEGVSKTGELIDLGVKANVVEKSGAWYSYDSQRIGQGRENAKVFLKQNPDVAAKIEAAVRANSGVIAEVIDAGDSGDKDDDALEA, from the coding sequence ATGAGTCAGCCTGCCCTGCGTGTCGTCGAAGGATCGTCCATGGACAAGTCCAAAGCCCTCTCTGCTGCGCTTAGCCAGATCGAGCGACAGTTCGGCAAGGGCTCGGTGATGAAGCTCGGCAAGTCCGACAAGTCGATGGACATCGAGGTGGTCTCGACCGGGTCGCTCGGGCTGGACATCGCGCTCGGCGTCGGCGGCCTGCCGCGCGGCCGCATTGTCGAGATTTACGGGCCGGAATCGTCCGGCAAGACCACTTTGTCACTGCACACCATTGCCGAAGCCCAGAAGAAGGGCGGCATCTGCGCCTTCGTCGACGTCGAGCACGCGCTCGACCCGATCTATGCGCGCAAGCTCGGCGTCAATGTCGATGAGCTTCTGATCTCGCAGCCGGATGCCGGCGAGCAGGCGCTCGAGATCGCCGACACTTTGGTGCGCTCCGGCGCGGTCGATGTGCTGGTGGTCGACTCGGTCGCCGCCCTGGTGCCGCGCTCCGAACTCGAAGGCGAAATGGGCGACGTGCAGCCGGGTTCGCAGGCGCGCCTGATGAGCCAGGCGCTGCGCAAGCTGACCGCCTCGATTTCCAAATCGAAGACCATGGTGATCTTCATCAACCAGATCCGCATGAAGATCGGCGTGATGTACGGCTCGCCGGAGACGACCTCGGGCGGCAATGCGCTCAAGTTCTACGCCTCGGTGCGCCTCGACATCCGCCGCATCGGCGCCATCAAGGACCGCGACGAGGTCATCGGCAACCAGACCCGCGTCAAGGTGGTCAAGAACAAGCTGGCGCCGCCGTTCAAGCAGGTCGAATTCGACATCATGTACGGCGAGGGCGTGTCCAAGACCGGCGAACTCATCGACCTCGGCGTCAAGGCCAATGTCGTCGAGAAGTCCGGCGCCTGGTATTCCTACGACAGCCAGCGCATCGGTCAGGGCCGCGAGAACGCCAAGGTGTTCCTCAAGCAGAATCCGGATGTCGCGGCCAAGATCGAAGCTGCCGTGCGCGCCAATTCCGGCGTCATTGCCGAAGTCATCGATGCGGGCGATTCCGGCGACAAGGACGACGACGCGCTGGAGGCTTGA